A section of the Candidatus Methylacidiphilales bacterium genome encodes:
- the lpxB gene encoding lipid-A-disaccharide synthase, producing MMGINEEINSGGVNVFIVAGETSGDIIGAELIRALLSAHENMQITGCGGPHMRAAGQQQLIDLVKCAVVGLVEVIKHYPRLRSYFSATLNYIRKNRPDVIVLIDYPGFNIRLAQAIRKKWPRAKIVFYVSPQVWAWHASRAQVLARTVDLLISILPFEKEWYERHAPGLRVEWVGHPILDRLTIQYRRDICVKLVGLLPGSRKKELENHLPLLIDVANQMYVRDPSLRFIWVAPDEERHQYGLEIISPLRGNLPLTTIAGYSLTQLSRCEIALVASGTASLECACVGVPQIVFYQVNPITYWAAKKFVKIRYVSMVNVLANMPIITEFVGDRIDSRELANAALSLLQHPVKQKAMMDRVQEVVAKLGTPGVADRAAKLILELVDEAG from the coding sequence ATGATGGGGATAAACGAAGAGATAAATTCTGGTGGGGTGAATGTTTTTATCGTAGCTGGGGAGACTAGTGGAGATATTATTGGAGCTGAGTTGATTCGAGCTTTGCTCTCTGCTCATGAAAATATGCAGATCACTGGCTGTGGTGGTCCTCACATGCGTGCGGCTGGACAGCAACAGCTTATAGACTTAGTCAAATGTGCTGTTGTCGGTCTTGTGGAGGTTATAAAACATTATCCTCGCCTGCGTTCGTATTTTTCAGCGACTTTGAACTATATCCGAAAGAATCGGCCGGATGTTATTGTGTTAATAGATTATCCCGGATTCAATATTCGTCTGGCTCAGGCGATACGTAAAAAGTGGCCACGTGCAAAAATTGTTTTTTATGTGAGTCCACAGGTGTGGGCATGGCATGCCTCTCGGGCACAAGTGTTGGCTAGGACAGTAGATTTATTGATCAGCATTTTGCCTTTTGAAAAAGAATGGTATGAGCGGCACGCTCCCGGACTTCGAGTGGAGTGGGTTGGACATCCTATTTTAGATCGTCTAACGATTCAGTATCGAAGAGATATTTGTGTGAAGCTTGTCGGCTTACTTCCAGGAAGCCGAAAGAAAGAACTCGAAAATCATCTTCCGTTGCTGATTGACGTTGCGAATCAGATGTATGTTCGAGACCCATCCTTGCGTTTTATTTGGGTTGCTCCTGACGAGGAGCGCCATCAATACGGTCTTGAAATTATCAGCCCTTTGCGCGGGAATCTGCCATTGACGACGATCGCAGGTTATTCGTTGACGCAACTGAGTCGTTGTGAAATTGCACTTGTTGCGTCTGGCACGGCATCGTTGGAATGTGCATGCGTGGGGGTGCCGCAGATAGTTTTTTATCAAGTCAACCCGATTACTTACTGGGCTGCGAAGAAATTCGTTAAAATCAGATACGTGAGTATGGTGAATGTATTAGCCAATATGCCGATAATCACAGAGTTCGTCGGAGACAGAATTGATTCACGTGAGTTAGCCAACGCGGCTTTGAGCTTGCTTCAACATCCGGTCAAACAAAAGGCGATGATGGATCGTGTGCAGGAGGTCGTTGCAAAACTGGGCACTCCGGGTGTGGCAGATCGAGCTGCAAAGCTGATATTGGAGCTGGTAGATGAGGCAGGTTGA
- a CDS encoding N-acetylmuramoyl-L-alanine amidase → MKLTSERFSVFFLLCWFFIRPDQDTLVAGQNLSPLASPPDWSLLDPYQRTMTQEEFKHLLDTIFAPNRASIETISVNPEDARILVSWPNVENHYRLQFKTADQENRSNVKKYWRHRHELPRAPADKPLKGLHIAIDPGHIGGRWARMEERWFRIGEAEPICEGELTLKVAKLIYPQLVALGARVSLVREKNEPVTKVNIFDLYPAARDLLLRSGVKTPRQNYFGINDPKRFSTVRWQAERLYYRASEIRERARLVNEILKPDVVVCLHFNAEAWGDPSAPRLRDDNHLHLIVNGCYMADELRLDDVRFGMLKKLLNRSWMTEIEASEVVAEYLAEATGLPRYVYKGKNAITVGKSGWVWARNLLANRLYECPVIFLEPYVMNNKEVYARIQAGDYAGELEIAGKKRKSIFREYADAVVAGLKAYYGAR, encoded by the coding sequence ATGAAATTAACCAGCGAAAGATTTTCAGTATTTTTTCTGCTCTGCTGGTTTTTCATCAGACCAGACCAGGATACCCTCGTCGCCGGCCAAAATTTGAGTCCTCTCGCTTCTCCACCTGATTGGTCGTTGCTCGATCCATATCAACGCACCATGACGCAAGAAGAATTCAAGCATCTTTTAGATACAATTTTTGCCCCCAACCGCGCCTCGATCGAAACTATAAGCGTGAATCCAGAAGACGCCAGAATTCTAGTCTCGTGGCCGAACGTTGAAAATCACTACCGTCTTCAATTCAAAACTGCAGATCAAGAAAACAGATCAAATGTTAAAAAATATTGGCGACATCGGCACGAGTTGCCTCGGGCACCAGCGGATAAGCCCTTGAAGGGACTACATATTGCAATTGATCCTGGTCACATCGGTGGAAGGTGGGCACGTATGGAGGAACGTTGGTTCCGCATAGGAGAAGCTGAGCCTATCTGTGAGGGGGAACTCACGCTGAAAGTAGCTAAACTTATCTACCCCCAGCTAGTCGCTCTTGGTGCTCGAGTCTCACTCGTGCGAGAGAAAAACGAGCCCGTCACAAAGGTAAACATTTTTGACTTATATCCGGCCGCAAGAGACTTGCTCTTGCGATCAGGAGTAAAAACGCCAAGACAAAACTATTTCGGTATAAACGACCCTAAACGATTTTCCACAGTCCGATGGCAAGCCGAAAGGCTTTATTATCGAGCTAGCGAGATTCGCGAGCGTGCACGTCTCGTAAATGAAATTTTAAAGCCCGATGTCGTCGTTTGTCTCCATTTCAATGCAGAGGCTTGGGGAGATCCTTCAGCACCACGACTACGGGACGACAATCATTTACATTTAATTGTAAACGGTTGTTACATGGCAGATGAGCTGCGGCTAGACGATGTGCGCTTCGGAATGCTAAAAAAATTGCTGAATCGGTCCTGGATGACTGAAATTGAGGCCAGCGAAGTCGTCGCCGAATATTTAGCAGAAGCGACTGGGCTACCGCGTTATGTTTACAAAGGGAAAAACGCGATTACAGTAGGAAAAAGCGGGTGGGTATGGGCCAGAAATCTACTAGCCAATCGATTATACGAATGCCCTGTAATTTTTTTGGAGCCTTATGTGATGAATAACAAAGAAGTTTATGCCCGTATCCAAGCAGGCGATTACGCCGGGGAATTAGAAATCGCAGGGAAGAAACGAAAAAGCATTTTTCGCGAATATGCTGACGCTGTTGTCGCAGGCCTCAAAGCTTATTACGGAGCGCGTTAA
- the infC gene encoding translation initiation factor IF-3, translating into MSQAKKSSNSKHAVRVNQAIRAREVLVISQDGHSLGVMPIQAALQKAQAAGLDLIEISANANPPVCKILDYGKYRYEQSKKEKESKKHNTAAKLKELYIHMNIEPHDYEIKLRAAERFLWKGMKVKFNLPMRGRELIHKDLAEELMQRVREDMAHIGVTEAEPKLVGKSITMLLNPLPLQKRSRKYTTSDVAEETEENESNVNHSNTPTPSTPANPINSSNTNYA; encoded by the coding sequence GTGTCTCAAGCGAAAAAATCTTCCAATTCTAAGCACGCAGTCCGCGTCAACCAAGCCATCCGTGCTCGAGAAGTGCTTGTCATCAGTCAGGATGGCCACTCTCTAGGCGTAATGCCTATACAAGCCGCCTTGCAAAAAGCGCAGGCTGCCGGCCTTGATCTGATTGAAATATCCGCCAACGCCAATCCTCCTGTTTGCAAAATTTTAGACTACGGAAAATATCGTTACGAGCAGTCCAAGAAAGAAAAAGAAAGTAAAAAACATAACACTGCAGCCAAACTCAAAGAGCTTTACATTCATATGAATATCGAGCCGCACGACTATGAGATCAAACTTCGTGCCGCTGAGCGTTTCTTGTGGAAGGGAATGAAAGTCAAATTCAATCTCCCCATGCGAGGGCGAGAGTTGATCCATAAAGACTTAGCTGAAGAACTGATGCAAAGGGTGCGTGAGGATATGGCGCACATCGGCGTTACAGAAGCTGAGCCAAAACTTGTTGGCAAAAGTATCACTATGCTGCTAAACCCATTGCCCTTGCAAAAGCGCTCCAGAAAATACACTACGAGCGACGTTGCAGAAGAAACTGAAGAAAACGAAAGCAATGTGAATCACTCCAATACTCCAACGCCTTCTACTCCTGCCAACCCCATAAATTCAAGTAATACAAATTATGCCTAA
- the rpmI gene encoding 50S ribosomal protein L35 encodes MPKPIARRKTKKAVAKRFKVTATGKIITSRAGRRHLASTKNRKKMRSLGKPKPLDPSDYSRIVENLPFGGR; translated from the coding sequence ATGCCTAAACCCATCGCACGCAGAAAAACAAAAAAAGCAGTTGCCAAGCGATTCAAAGTGACAGCGACTGGAAAAATCATAACCTCGCGCGCTGGTCGGCGTCACCTCGCCAGCACTAAGAATCGAAAGAAAATGCGTTCCCTCGGGAAACCCAAACCACTCGATCCGTCTGATTACTCCCGCATAGTTGAGAACCTGCCCTTTGGTGGTCGTTGA
- the hisF gene encoding imidazole glycerol phosphate synthase subunit HisF, with protein MFTHRIIPCLDVHDGRVTRGQQFGRAEEGGLRNVGDPVELAVRYNEDGADELVFYDITASAQGRKYMLEVIERTAEKCFMPLTVGGGIRTVEDMRQLLRAGADKVSINSSAVLNPRLINEGAEIFGSQCIVLSVDVKKNARGIYTVYVQGGRKETGLEALAWIEEGVKRGAGEIVLNSIERDGMKTGYDIELTREVSTRVSVPVVASGGAGKMEDFLAVLTEGKADAALAAGVFHSGEIRIPELKAFLRRQGVNVRMP; from the coding sequence ATGTTCACACACAGAATTATCCCCTGCCTAGATGTGCATGATGGCCGCGTCACGCGCGGTCAACAATTCGGACGTGCAGAAGAAGGAGGATTGCGGAACGTAGGAGATCCAGTCGAATTAGCCGTGCGCTACAACGAAGACGGCGCCGATGAGCTGGTCTTCTACGATATTACTGCCTCTGCTCAAGGACGCAAATACATGCTCGAGGTGATCGAGCGCACCGCTGAAAAATGCTTCATGCCTTTGACAGTAGGCGGCGGCATTCGCACAGTTGAAGACATGCGTCAGCTTTTACGAGCTGGCGCCGACAAAGTGAGCATTAATTCCTCAGCAGTCTTGAACCCACGCCTGATCAACGAAGGCGCAGAAATTTTCGGCAGCCAATGCATCGTCTTATCAGTAGATGTGAAGAAAAACGCCAGAGGGATATACACCGTCTACGTCCAAGGCGGAAGAAAGGAGACAGGCCTTGAAGCGCTGGCTTGGATTGAAGAAGGAGTAAAGCGCGGCGCAGGTGAGATTGTTCTCAATAGTATCGAACGTGATGGGATGAAAACGGGATATGATATTGAGTTAACTCGAGAAGTTTCCACTCGAGTATCAGTGCCCGTTGTCGCCAGTGGAGGAGCCGGAAAAATGGAAGACTTTTTAGCAGTATTGACGGAAGGTAAGGCCGACGCTGCCCTCGCTGCGGGAGTCTTTCACTCCGGGGAGATTCGGATCCCGGAATTAAAAGCTTTTCTGCGTCGCCAAGGAGTGAATGTGAGAATGCCCTAA
- the purH gene encoding bifunctional phosphoribosylaminoimidazolecarboxamide formyltransferase/IMP cyclohydrolase: MSSMKPFALLSVSDKQGLIDFARGLHAIGFRLLSTGGTAQALRESSIPAIDIAAYTGSPEMFEGRVKTLHPKIHGGILYKREHPLHQSQATIQGIEPIDLVVVNLYPFHKTISRPSCTYQQAIEQIDIGGPALIRSAAKNHATVTVIVDPEDYPAILDELNRYQGTTLPETRLRLAAKAFAHTAAYDSHIANYLLTQSSTTQRFPEKLILSFSKAQELRYGENPHQTAALYGDFFQHFQQLQGKELSYNNLLDLSAAVQLISEFPEQPTLAILKHNNPCGVGSGSTLHEAWELAYATDRQAPFGGVIIVNRELDGSTAQAIAEIFSEIIIAPAFSAEALHILQKKKNLRLVVNKLQKLTHTEFRTIVGDSLLAQEADFGSTESWRTVTQRQPTADERAALQFSWRVVKHVRSNAIVFAQKNRTLGIGAGQMSRVDASKIAVWKASEAGLSLKGSVVASDAFFPFPDGLIAAAEAGATAAIQPGGSVRDSEVIAAADRLGLAMIFTGQRHFKH, from the coding sequence ATGTCGTCGATGAAACCATTTGCCCTTCTCTCCGTATCCGACAAACAAGGGCTCATAGATTTCGCGCGAGGTCTCCATGCCATAGGTTTTCGCCTACTCTCGACCGGCGGGACGGCACAAGCCCTCCGTGAATCCTCTATCCCAGCCATCGATATCGCAGCCTACACAGGCAGCCCAGAAATGTTTGAAGGCCGGGTAAAAACGCTCCATCCCAAAATCCACGGCGGAATCCTCTACAAACGCGAGCATCCCCTTCATCAATCCCAAGCCACTATCCAAGGGATAGAGCCAATCGATCTAGTCGTAGTAAATCTCTATCCCTTCCACAAGACCATCTCTCGACCATCTTGCACTTACCAACAAGCCATCGAGCAAATAGACATCGGAGGCCCAGCCTTGATTCGCAGCGCAGCTAAAAATCATGCTACCGTGACAGTAATCGTCGATCCCGAAGATTACCCCGCGATCCTCGATGAACTCAACCGTTACCAAGGAACAACCCTTCCCGAGACACGTCTGCGCCTTGCTGCAAAAGCCTTCGCCCACACCGCAGCCTATGACAGCCACATCGCAAACTATCTCCTGACGCAATCCTCGACCACTCAGCGTTTCCCCGAAAAACTCATCTTAAGCTTTTCAAAAGCACAAGAGCTTCGCTACGGCGAAAACCCCCACCAAACCGCAGCCCTCTACGGTGATTTTTTCCAACACTTCCAGCAACTCCAAGGTAAAGAGCTTTCGTATAATAACCTGCTCGATCTTTCTGCCGCCGTCCAACTCATCTCCGAATTCCCAGAACAACCAACACTAGCCATTCTCAAGCACAACAACCCCTGCGGCGTAGGCTCTGGAAGCACTCTTCACGAGGCATGGGAGCTTGCCTACGCAACCGACCGTCAAGCTCCATTCGGAGGTGTGATCATCGTCAACCGCGAGCTCGATGGCTCCACAGCACAAGCGATCGCTGAAATTTTCAGCGAAATCATCATCGCACCTGCTTTCAGCGCGGAAGCCTTGCACATCCTACAAAAGAAAAAGAATCTTCGCCTGGTCGTCAATAAGCTTCAAAAACTGACTCATACAGAATTTCGCACGATCGTCGGTGACAGTCTTCTCGCACAAGAAGCCGATTTTGGATCGACCGAATCCTGGCGCACCGTCACTCAAAGGCAACCTACGGCCGATGAACGCGCCGCCTTGCAGTTTAGCTGGCGAGTGGTGAAACATGTTCGCTCCAACGCCATCGTCTTCGCACAAAAAAACCGCACACTAGGAATCGGTGCTGGCCAAATGTCCCGTGTAGATGCCTCAAAAATAGCGGTTTGGAAAGCTAGTGAAGCCGGACTTTCCCTTAAAGGTAGCGTAGTCGCCTCTGATGCGTTTTTCCCTTTCCCCGATGGATTGATAGCAGCCGCTGAAGCTGGCGCCACCGCAGCCATTCAACCCGGCGGAAGTGTCCGTGATTCAGAAGTAATTGCAGCCGCTGATCGCCTTGGCCTCGCCATGATTTTCACGGGTCAACGCCATTTCAAACATTAG
- the recJ gene encoding single-stranded-DNA-specific exonuclease RecJ — protein MPTPIRQARWSLAKTHPDTLPLARQLNISPTLAQLLLQLGHHTPASASRFLNPRLQDLSDPFLITDLERAVRRITQALAKNERITLYGDYDVDGITSTTILTRCLRAQGGNPRYFLPHRINEGYGLSQSALERCIQEHRPNLLIALDCGTTSHKEVSWLAQKGIDVIIIDHHELPPQLPSPSILVNPHRDGRLEYLCTAGLTFKVCHGLLKLSPRHRENLDLKSFLDLAATGTIADIVPLIGENRIIVHRGLQQLAQTRNLGLRALMDICRIDDAPEPDDIGFRIGPRLNASGRMADAILSLELLLTEDYHRAEKIAQELDLHNRQRQSAEATIIEEALQKLEAEFDPDRDYSIVLGSRGWHIGIIGIVAARIQRLYYRPTFVIGFDEEGMGKGSGRGIKGCSLVEGLRACSSYLTGFGGHEYAAGLTLHESNLHAFKEAFEAWTRSQLSPEHLQEEIKISAELRPDEVTEELYHEIATLRPFGRDNPEPIFLLRNIHQSRPPQTFGRNHLKLFIKTHHGELHALAFGQAHRPAPPENFSLIGTLSWDTYHDAPCIHITDWQNTPTPKIYTTDASLQPLAPACRR, from the coding sequence ATGCCCACACCCATTCGGCAAGCTCGCTGGAGCCTAGCCAAAACACATCCCGACACTCTACCCTTAGCAAGGCAACTAAACATCTCCCCCACCCTTGCACAACTCCTTCTTCAGCTCGGCCACCATACCCCTGCGTCCGCCTCTCGTTTCCTCAATCCACGCCTTCAAGATCTTTCTGATCCTTTTCTAATCACCGATCTCGAGCGTGCAGTCCGCCGCATCACCCAAGCCCTTGCCAAGAACGAACGCATCACTCTCTACGGCGATTACGACGTCGATGGCATCACCTCTACCACCATCCTCACTCGCTGCTTGCGCGCACAAGGAGGCAACCCCCGATACTTCCTCCCCCACCGTATAAACGAAGGCTACGGGCTAAGCCAGTCCGCGCTTGAGCGCTGCATTCAAGAACATCGCCCCAATCTCCTTATCGCGCTAGATTGCGGCACCACCTCACACAAAGAAGTCTCCTGGCTCGCCCAAAAAGGCATCGACGTCATCATCATCGACCACCACGAGCTCCCCCCCCAACTCCCCTCCCCATCAATCCTTGTCAATCCACACCGCGACGGCCGACTCGAGTATCTTTGCACGGCCGGACTCACTTTCAAAGTCTGTCATGGCCTCCTCAAGCTCTCACCCAGACATCGGGAAAACTTAGATCTTAAATCTTTCCTCGATCTCGCCGCCACAGGCACCATCGCCGACATCGTCCCCCTAATAGGCGAAAATCGCATCATCGTCCACCGTGGCCTCCAACAACTCGCCCAAACCCGCAACCTCGGCCTCCGCGCCCTCATGGACATCTGCCGCATCGATGATGCCCCCGAGCCCGATGACATCGGCTTCCGCATTGGTCCACGCCTCAATGCAAGCGGCCGCATGGCCGATGCCATCCTCTCCCTCGAGCTCTTACTCACAGAGGATTATCACCGCGCCGAAAAAATTGCTCAAGAGCTCGACCTCCACAACCGCCAACGACAATCCGCTGAAGCGACCATCATCGAAGAAGCCTTACAAAAACTCGAAGCCGAATTCGATCCCGACCGCGACTACAGCATCGTGCTAGGTTCTCGCGGCTGGCACATCGGCATCATCGGTATCGTCGCCGCTCGCATACAACGCCTCTACTACCGCCCCACCTTCGTAATCGGCTTTGACGAAGAAGGCATGGGCAAAGGCAGTGGCCGTGGCATTAAAGGTTGCAGCTTAGTCGAGGGACTACGCGCTTGCTCTAGCTACCTCACAGGATTTGGAGGCCACGAATACGCCGCAGGACTCACCTTACACGAAAGCAATCTCCACGCCTTCAAAGAAGCCTTTGAAGCTTGGACCCGCTCACAACTATCACCCGAGCACCTACAAGAAGAAATTAAAATCTCAGCTGAACTCCGACCCGACGAAGTCACAGAGGAATTATACCACGAAATCGCTACCCTCCGCCCATTCGGGCGCGACAATCCCGAGCCTATCTTCCTCCTCCGTAACATCCACCAATCTCGCCCCCCACAGACCTTCGGCCGCAACCACCTCAAACTCTTCATCAAAACCCACCATGGCGAGCTCCATGCCCTTGCCTTCGGCCAAGCTCATCGCCCAGCGCCACCCGAAAATTTCTCCCTCATTGGCACACTAAGCTGGGACACCTACCACGACGCCCCTTGCATCCACATCACCGATTGGCAAAACACTCCCACGCCCAAAATTTACACCACTGACGCCTCCCTCCAGCCCTTAGCTCCAGCATGTCGTCGATGA
- the secD gene encoding protein translocase subunit SecD, producing MHTALLFLTAIGFLVFLIWYLATDEMETRLRVGLACILSIAACCGLSLFPIDKNIRLGLDLKGGTAFLIGLDGTPSEAALNQAVEVIRKRVDNFGLTEPIIQPVGTNRISVQIPGLSEENKAAARQQLSRVAKLEFRLVHPENEELIREFKENGTRPPLDYEILDFVERDRQGNEVREKIVVKRKPDLTGKAVAQAYRTFDEIGRANVAIEFTEEGKAAFGKLTSENIGNRLAIVLDGEVRSAPVINQAIFGQAVISGGGMTPQEAEEVASVLENPLETPVKILEERAIDATLGTDSIEGGIRAGIIASVSVVGFMVLYYHLLGIISVIALAINIFLLLGFLAQFQFTLTLPGIAGIILTIGMAVDANVLIYERIRDELKRGTPIPIAYRAGFERAFNAIFDSNVTTLIPAVILIFLGTGPLQGFAVTLTLGLIANLFSALIVTRNAMEWLITKFQPKHLTMFQIIDNPKLNFLSLRLFSAGFLAVVFLATFIIYQQKGSSVYGVDFLGGDAVTIRYQQPIPIQDIRKTLQDKKEVTGNISTFPEENLFIIQTRYENGDAVFQILQNQFPEAGLQKVALDRVGPVVGSELRDRAILSISFGLIGILIFAMIRYNWTFAFAATIGQIVDVTLTFLIIASLGVEINMPLIAAFLTIAGYSINDKIVIFDRIREGLKLRQNESLIDIINESLNFTLARTLITGGTLVLAILALLFFGGSIIHNFALTMLVGVLTGMFTSHLFAPALIYWLRPSKRIPIPSNPTPSPISS from the coding sequence ATGCACACAGCTTTACTTTTTTTAACGGCGATAGGTTTCTTAGTTTTTTTGATTTGGTATCTTGCTACAGATGAAATGGAGACTCGCTTGCGAGTGGGGCTGGCTTGTATTTTGAGCATCGCGGCATGTTGTGGGCTATCGTTATTTCCCATCGATAAAAATATAAGATTGGGTTTGGATCTGAAGGGCGGAACAGCGTTTTTAATTGGCCTCGATGGCACACCGTCTGAGGCGGCACTGAATCAAGCTGTGGAAGTGATTCGTAAGCGCGTGGATAATTTTGGGCTGACGGAGCCGATTATTCAACCTGTCGGGACGAATCGGATTAGCGTTCAAATCCCCGGCTTGTCTGAGGAAAACAAAGCTGCTGCTCGTCAACAGCTCTCGCGGGTAGCGAAGCTTGAGTTTCGGTTGGTGCACCCCGAAAATGAAGAGTTAATCAGAGAATTTAAGGAGAACGGCACGCGTCCGCCACTGGACTATGAGATATTGGACTTTGTGGAACGCGATCGACAGGGGAACGAAGTGCGAGAGAAAATCGTGGTGAAACGTAAACCTGACTTAACCGGTAAAGCTGTTGCGCAAGCCTACCGCACCTTTGATGAAATAGGCCGAGCAAATGTAGCAATTGAATTCACAGAAGAGGGCAAAGCAGCTTTCGGTAAACTCACATCCGAAAATATCGGCAATCGCCTAGCCATCGTGCTAGACGGAGAGGTGCGCAGCGCACCGGTTATCAATCAAGCAATCTTTGGACAAGCCGTGATTTCAGGCGGCGGCATGACTCCCCAGGAGGCTGAAGAGGTGGCCAGCGTGTTGGAAAACCCCCTGGAGACACCCGTAAAAATTCTCGAAGAACGTGCAATTGATGCCACATTAGGCACAGACTCGATTGAGGGGGGAATACGTGCTGGAATAATCGCTTCTGTCTCAGTCGTGGGGTTCATGGTTCTGTATTATCATCTTCTTGGCATAATTTCCGTGATAGCTCTAGCGATAAACATCTTTCTGCTGTTGGGGTTTCTCGCCCAATTCCAATTCACCCTCACGCTACCGGGGATCGCGGGTATCATCTTGACTATTGGCATGGCAGTGGATGCCAACGTCCTGATTTACGAGCGCATTCGAGATGAACTCAAACGCGGCACTCCGATTCCGATCGCCTATCGCGCAGGCTTCGAGCGAGCTTTCAATGCTATTTTTGATTCTAACGTCACTACGTTGATTCCCGCCGTAATCCTCATCTTTTTGGGAACTGGCCCCCTTCAAGGCTTCGCTGTAACTTTGACTCTGGGGCTTATAGCTAATCTTTTCTCCGCTCTCATCGTTACACGCAATGCCATGGAATGGCTCATCACGAAATTTCAGCCCAAACATCTCACAATGTTCCAGATTATCGATAATCCAAAACTCAACTTCCTCTCCCTTCGCCTATTTTCGGCAGGTTTTCTTGCCGTCGTGTTTCTAGCAACCTTCATCATCTATCAACAAAAAGGCTCTTCCGTCTACGGAGTAGATTTCCTCGGTGGCGATGCGGTCACCATCCGTTACCAACAACCCATCCCCATCCAAGACATCCGCAAGACCCTTCAAGATAAAAAAGAAGTCACTGGAAACATCTCTACCTTCCCTGAAGAAAACCTTTTTATCATTCAGACACGCTACGAAAACGGCGATGCAGTTTTCCAGATCTTACAAAATCAATTTCCAGAAGCAGGGTTACAGAAAGTAGCTCTCGACCGAGTGGGTCCAGTAGTAGGCTCTGAGCTTCGAGACCGCGCCATCCTATCCATAAGCTTCGGGCTGATCGGGATTCTCATATTCGCGATGATTCGCTACAATTGGACATTTGCCTTTGCCGCCACAATCGGACAAATTGTCGATGTAACCTTGACCTTTTTAATCATCGCAAGCCTCGGAGTAGAAATCAACATGCCTCTCATTGCCGCTTTCCTCACGATCGCCGGTTACTCCATAAACGACAAAATCGTCATTTTTGATCGCATCCGCGAAGGTCTGAAATTAAGGCAAAATGAATCGTTGATAGATATCATAAACGAAAGCCTCAATTTCACACTCGCCCGCACCCTTATCACAGGAGGCACGTTAGTCCTTGCAATCCTCGCTCTTCTCTTCTTCGGCGGTAGCATAATTCATAATTTCGCCCTCACAATGCTCGTCGGTGTTCTCACTGGCATGTTCACATCTCATCTTTTTGCTCCAGCACTGATTTATTGGCTCCGGCCGTCAAAAAGAATTCCAATTCCCTCCAATCCAACTCCATCCCCTATTTCCTCCTAA